One genomic segment of Streptomyces niveus includes these proteins:
- a CDS encoding sigma-70 family RNA polymerase sigma factor has protein sequence MAKDTPLRWDRRMQQRLARGEAAALGELYDRFASLVHSLAHRVLDDDEAADRITREVFGYVWENPDVFDPKQGSMRSWIAKLARVQAVNRLRQLETAAHRASGEGSTEELEQRIREASAAARADYIVTSMPAPLRAALDLAYFQRRDYRQTAADLGVTEDEARRRLRLGLQLLSSANTRPLEGSSPPGNGRSL, from the coding sequence ATGGCGAAGGACACACCGCTGCGCTGGGACCGCAGGATGCAGCAGCGGCTCGCGCGGGGCGAGGCCGCCGCGCTCGGTGAGCTCTACGACCGCTTCGCCTCGCTCGTGCACAGCCTCGCGCACCGGGTGCTGGACGACGACGAGGCCGCCGACCGGATCACCCGGGAGGTCTTCGGCTATGTGTGGGAGAACCCGGACGTCTTCGACCCGAAGCAGGGCTCGATGCGGTCCTGGATCGCCAAGCTCGCCCGCGTCCAGGCCGTGAACCGGCTGCGGCAGCTGGAGACGGCCGCCCACCGGGCCAGCGGCGAGGGCAGCACGGAGGAGCTGGAGCAGAGGATCCGCGAGGCGTCGGCCGCCGCGCGCGCCGACTACATCGTCACCTCCATGCCCGCGCCCCTGCGCGCGGCGCTGGACCTGGCGTACTTCCAGCGCCGTGACTACCGGCAGACCGCCGCCGACCTCGGAGTCACCGAGGACGAGGCGCGGCGCCGGCTGCGGCTCGGTCTGCAACTGCTCTCGTCGGCGAACACCCGCCCCCTGGAGGGCTCGTCGCCGCCCGGAAACGGACGGTCGCTGTGA
- a CDS encoding MFS transporter yields MLLGVTQTAETPAEIPAEAPGPRRPGPRIHRAWFVAAVTFVTIIGAAAFASLPGLLIDPLHTEFDWSRGEIGFAVSVNLALYGLTAPFAAALMDRFGIRRVVAVALTVIATGSALTVVMTAAWQMVLYWGVLVGLGTGSMALAFAATVTDRWFVARRGLVTGILTAAGASGQLVFLPLLSWLVANHGWRPAAVTVSMSALVVVPFVWLLLRDHPADVGLPAYGSDEFKPKPPPVTGAARRAVTVLFKAARTGPFWLLAGTFAICGASTNGLVKTHFIPATHDHGMQITTAASLLAVIGVFDIIGTIASGWFTDRFDARRLLAVYYALRGVSLLFLPMLLVQGGADVRPPMLFFIVFYGLDWVATVPPTLALCREYYGADSAIVFGWVLASHQVGAGIVAFAGGMVRDVTGSYDMVWYGSGALCAAAALMALLIRSRATTAPVSAP; encoded by the coding sequence ATGCTTCTTGGCGTGACGCAGACAGCCGAGACCCCAGCAGAGATACCCGCGGAGGCCCCGGGCCCCCGCCGGCCCGGGCCCCGTATTCACCGGGCCTGGTTCGTCGCCGCCGTGACCTTCGTGACCATCATCGGCGCCGCCGCGTTCGCCTCGCTGCCCGGGCTGCTCATCGATCCGCTGCACACCGAGTTCGACTGGTCGCGCGGCGAGATCGGGTTCGCCGTCTCCGTCAATCTCGCGCTGTACGGGCTGACCGCGCCGTTCGCCGCCGCGCTCATGGACCGGTTCGGGATACGCCGCGTCGTCGCCGTCGCGCTGACCGTCATCGCGACCGGCTCCGCGCTCACCGTCGTCATGACCGCCGCCTGGCAGATGGTCCTCTACTGGGGCGTCCTCGTCGGCCTCGGCACCGGCTCGATGGCCCTGGCCTTCGCCGCCACCGTCACCGACCGCTGGTTCGTCGCCCGCCGCGGTCTCGTCACCGGGATCCTCACCGCCGCCGGCGCCTCCGGGCAGCTCGTCTTCCTGCCGCTGCTCTCCTGGCTCGTGGCGAACCACGGCTGGCGCCCCGCCGCCGTCACCGTTTCGATGTCCGCGCTGGTCGTCGTCCCGTTCGTCTGGCTGCTGCTGCGCGACCACCCGGCGGACGTGGGGCTCCCCGCGTACGGCTCCGACGAGTTCAAGCCCAAGCCGCCCCCGGTCACCGGCGCGGCGCGGCGGGCCGTCACCGTCCTGTTCAAGGCCGCCCGCACGGGCCCCTTCTGGCTGCTCGCCGGGACGTTCGCGATCTGCGGCGCCTCGACGAACGGCCTGGTCAAGACCCACTTCATCCCCGCCACCCACGACCACGGCATGCAGATCACGACCGCCGCCTCGCTCCTCGCGGTCATCGGTGTCTTCGACATCATCGGCACGATCGCCTCGGGGTGGTTCACCGACCGCTTCGACGCGCGCCGGCTGCTCGCCGTCTACTACGCGCTGCGCGGTGTCTCGCTGCTCTTCCTGCCGATGCTGCTCGTGCAGGGCGGCGCGGACGTCCGGCCGCCGATGCTGTTCTTCATCGTCTTCTACGGCCTGGACTGGGTCGCGACCGTCCCGCCGACGCTCGCCCTGTGCCGCGAGTACTACGGCGCCGACAGCGCGATCGTCTTCGGCTGGGTGCTCGCCTCGCACCAGGTCGGCGCCGGGATCGTCGCCTTCGCGGGCGGCATGGTGCGGGACGTCACCGGTTCGTACGACATGGTCTGGTACGGCTCGGGCGCCCTGTGCGCGGCGGCGGCGCTGATGGCCCTGCTGATCCGGAGCCGGGCCACGACCGCCCCGGTCAGCGCGCCTTGA
- a CDS encoding ABC transporter substrate-binding protein: protein MTGRQQRSSPPRPFHRNPVARVLCTVTAGVSVVTGCGVLPGGPGGSREPVTVMTWAPEGTAATNMPGMPAMAKAYARWVNAAGGIDGHELRVLTCNERNTSAGAADCARLAAKKDVTAVVGSYSQHGDAFMAPLEAAGIPYLGGYGIAEREFSSFVSYPVNGGQAALLAGNGMQLGGECDRVSIVRPDTITGDAMPELLNSGLSKGGKSGGDKGEGDRATDIRAAEDATDYTDSAERARDNASDGCVTAVLGDRTETFFDSYRRLPDIGADIRISSVLGSVGQPLVDRTGGSKGLFEGAYVTGWYPQASDPAWGPMRDVIREHAFGDDSIDPAEPGVQTTWIAYTALKSVVESIDRDKISSATFSHALDKGAKVETGGLTPTLRWRYEDMLGSPGFPRIVNSEVTFQVVREGRLVSLKDGFVDVRGTLSDAGPSA from the coding sequence ATGACCGGTAGGCAGCAGCGCTCCTCCCCGCCCCGCCCCTTCCACCGGAATCCGGTGGCTCGCGTCCTGTGTACGGTCACGGCCGGGGTATCGGTGGTCACCGGGTGCGGCGTACTCCCTGGGGGCCCGGGGGGCTCCAGGGAGCCCGTCACCGTCATGACGTGGGCGCCCGAGGGCACCGCCGCGACGAACATGCCGGGCATGCCCGCCATGGCCAAGGCGTACGCGCGCTGGGTCAACGCGGCGGGCGGTATCGACGGCCACGAGCTGCGGGTGCTGACCTGCAACGAACGCAACACCTCTGCGGGCGCTGCGGACTGCGCGCGCCTGGCGGCCAAGAAGGACGTCACGGCCGTCGTCGGCTCGTACAGCCAGCACGGTGACGCCTTCATGGCGCCGCTGGAGGCGGCCGGGATCCCGTACCTCGGCGGCTACGGCATAGCCGAGCGGGAGTTCTCCAGCTTCGTCTCGTACCCGGTCAACGGCGGCCAGGCGGCGCTCCTGGCCGGCAACGGCATGCAGCTCGGCGGGGAGTGCGACCGCGTCTCCATCGTGCGGCCCGACACGATCACCGGCGACGCGATGCCGGAACTGCTCAACTCCGGTCTGAGCAAGGGCGGCAAGAGCGGCGGGGACAAGGGCGAGGGCGACAGGGCGACGGACATCCGGGCGGCCGAGGACGCCACCGACTACACCGACTCGGCGGAGCGGGCGCGCGACAACGCGTCCGACGGCTGCGTCACGGCGGTGCTCGGCGACCGTACGGAGACGTTCTTCGACTCCTACCGGCGGCTCCCCGACATCGGCGCGGACATCCGCATCTCCTCCGTGCTCGGCAGCGTCGGACAGCCCCTGGTGGACCGCACGGGCGGTTCGAAGGGCCTCTTCGAGGGCGCGTACGTCACGGGCTGGTACCCGCAGGCGTCGGATCCGGCGTGGGGGCCGATGCGGGACGTGATCCGTGAGCACGCGTTCGGCGACGACAGCATCGACCCGGCGGAGCCGGGCGTGCAGACGACGTGGATCGCCTACACCGCCCTCAAGTCGGTGGTGGAGTCGATCGACAGGGACAAGATCTCCTCGGCCACGTTCTCGCACGCGCTGGACAAGGGCGCGAAGGTCGAGACGGGTGGCCTCACGCCCACGCTGCGCTGGCGGTACGAGGACATGCTGGGCTCGCCCGGCTTCCCGCGCATCGTGAACAGCGAGGTGACCTTCCAGGTGGTACGCGAGGGTCGACTGGTCTCGCTGAAGGACGGCTTCGTGGACGTCCGCGGCACGCTCAGCGACGCGGGCCCCAGCGCGTAA
- a CDS encoding ATP-binding protein, with the protein MQVLQVQLEVGADPAEVGRARRWARSRLIGSGLNDDEPLAETLILLISELVTNAVVHTGCPAVLRMLFGSGAAEAGTVRVEVADTSARPPSPRHAQGEDTNGRGLELVDGLADRWGWQPEGSGKRIWCEVDRSEQEPAVEYEPPAPVRHGGLGHYAVDLSVTGRSVEPVRDRDRPPAAADGSSKAVTQA; encoded by the coding sequence GTGCAGGTTCTTCAGGTGCAGTTGGAGGTCGGAGCCGATCCGGCGGAGGTCGGCCGGGCCCGTCGATGGGCGCGGTCGCGGCTCATCGGCTCCGGATTGAACGACGACGAGCCACTGGCGGAGACGCTGATCCTGCTGATCTCCGAGCTCGTCACCAACGCCGTGGTGCACACCGGCTGTCCGGCCGTGCTGCGGATGCTCTTCGGTTCCGGGGCCGCCGAGGCCGGGACCGTACGGGTCGAGGTCGCCGACACCAGCGCGCGTCCGCCCTCTCCGCGCCATGCGCAGGGCGAGGACACCAACGGGCGGGGCCTGGAGCTGGTCGACGGGCTCGCCGACCGGTGGGGCTGGCAGCCGGAGGGCTCGGGCAAGCGGATCTGGTGCGAGGTGGACCGGTCCGAACAGGAACCGGCGGTGGAGTACGAGCCGCCCGCGCCCGTACGGCACGGCGGGCTCGGGCACTACGCGGTGGACCTGTCGGTGACCGGCCGGTCCGTTGAACCGGTCCGGGACCGCGACCGGCCTCCCGCCGCGGCGGACGGCTCGTCGAAGGCCGTCACACAGGCCTGA
- a CDS encoding MFS transporter has translation MSDETPLWNRNFRLFFLARTVARFGDGMVPVALAAGLLESGHGASSVSFALGAWMVCFAGFVLFGGVLADRFTPRRMMVLADVMRLFGTAGLAVIFAGGAPPLWLVYTLSALNGLGAALFQPGVASMLPVLSPDVQRGNAVLRVAESLATMAGPAAAGALAGFGGPGTIFAVNAATFGISGICLFLVRMPTMKAVRGDSMLTELVGGWREFRARSWLWGVIAIWSVYGVTVLGPMVPLEAVVVTERYSSAMFGLMMTVHGAGNVAGGLLALRLRPARPLFAGTFALFAVAANLLVLAYDVPLPLLAAGFFAGGTGFAFWLVMWSTTVQTMIPPEALNRLHAYDVAGSLIMLAVGRALAGPAAEAIGMREVLVGGAVVNVLVCAALFTSRPIRNLRRVPHFRPTQPAPRPETACPTAEGDRP, from the coding sequence ATGTCCGACGAAACCCCTCTCTGGAACCGTAACTTCCGCCTCTTCTTCCTCGCCAGGACCGTGGCGCGCTTCGGCGACGGCATGGTGCCCGTCGCGCTGGCGGCCGGGCTGCTCGAATCGGGACACGGCGCGTCGTCCGTCAGCTTCGCGCTCGGCGCGTGGATGGTCTGCTTCGCCGGGTTCGTGCTCTTCGGCGGAGTGCTCGCCGATCGGTTCACACCGCGCCGGATGATGGTCCTCGCCGATGTGATGCGGCTGTTCGGCACGGCGGGCCTCGCCGTGATCTTCGCCGGGGGAGCGCCGCCGCTCTGGCTCGTGTACACGCTGAGCGCCCTCAACGGGCTCGGCGCCGCGCTCTTCCAGCCCGGCGTGGCCAGCATGCTGCCCGTGCTCTCGCCCGACGTACAGCGGGGCAACGCGGTGCTGCGGGTCGCCGAGTCCCTGGCGACCATGGCGGGTCCGGCGGCGGCCGGCGCGCTGGCCGGGTTCGGCGGGCCCGGCACGATCTTCGCGGTCAACGCGGCGACGTTCGGGATCAGCGGGATCTGTCTGTTCCTGGTCCGGATGCCGACCATGAAGGCGGTCCGCGGCGACTCGATGCTCACCGAACTGGTCGGCGGCTGGCGCGAGTTCCGCGCGCGGTCCTGGCTGTGGGGCGTGATAGCGATCTGGTCGGTGTACGGCGTCACCGTCCTCGGGCCGATGGTGCCGCTGGAGGCGGTGGTGGTCACCGAGCGGTACAGCTCGGCCATGTTCGGCCTGATGATGACCGTGCACGGGGCGGGCAACGTGGCGGGCGGGCTGCTGGCGCTGCGACTGCGCCCGGCCAGACCGCTGTTCGCGGGGACGTTCGCGCTGTTCGCGGTCGCCGCGAACCTTCTGGTGCTGGCCTACGACGTCCCGCTGCCGCTGCTCGCCGCCGGATTCTTCGCGGGCGGTACGGGCTTCGCGTTCTGGCTGGTGATGTGGTCCACGACGGTCCAGACGATGATCCCGCCGGAGGCCCTGAACCGGCTCCACGCGTACGACGTGGCGGGCTCCCTCATCATGCTCGCGGTCGGCCGCGCACTGGCCGGCCCGGCGGCGGAGGCGATCGGAATGCGCGAGGTGCTGGTGGGCGGTGCGGTGGTGAACGTCCTGGTCTGCGCGGCCCTCTTCACATCCCGCCCAATCCGCAACCTCCGACGCGTGCCCCATTTCCGCCCCACCCAACCGGCCCCACGCCCCGAGACCGCTTGCCCAACGGCGGAGGGGGACCGGCCGTAG
- a CDS encoding STAS domain-containing protein: MTLKVETDEHGLWTVLRITGELDLVTSPVVRQHVHEAVAAGRRELVLDLSDVFFCDSSGVGVLIASRKLMRSCQGRLHLILPAHGAEEGSHVNRVLAALGVRRLFEVYSDVSDAVDEEAQPLSA, from the coding sequence GTGACGCTCAAGGTGGAAACGGACGAGCACGGTCTGTGGACGGTGCTGCGCATCACCGGAGAACTGGATCTCGTGACCTCACCCGTGGTCCGCCAGCACGTCCACGAGGCCGTCGCGGCCGGCCGCCGCGAGCTGGTGCTCGACCTGTCCGACGTCTTCTTCTGCGACTCGAGCGGTGTCGGCGTTCTGATCGCGTCCCGCAAGTTGATGCGCTCCTGCCAGGGACGGCTGCATCTGATCCTGCCCGCGCACGGCGCGGAGGAGGGCTCGCACGTGAACCGCGTTCTGGCGGCTCTCGGCGTGCGTCGCCTGTTCGAGGTCTACTCGGACGTCTCCGACGCCGTCGACGAGGAGGCGCAGCCCCTCTCCGCCTGA
- a CDS encoding SCO4402 family protein — MGDMPLNDIPWWRWRSNVRSALHMLSDPVFHQEFWLAGREGYGDVTDAVYRLVEDTWLDNWSAEKYLGTIFRDSGEAALVDVAVLRVLRIMHQVGPDAPISVYLEHHGWPEAVRAAREAHVRLAVNDGEDPDTVPRSLDVLRILTRSA; from the coding sequence ATGGGCGACATGCCGCTCAATGACATTCCCTGGTGGCGCTGGCGCAGCAATGTGCGCTCGGCGCTGCACATGCTTTCCGATCCCGTCTTCCACCAGGAGTTCTGGCTGGCCGGCCGAGAGGGGTACGGCGACGTCACCGACGCCGTCTACCGGCTGGTCGAGGACACCTGGCTGGACAACTGGTCCGCGGAGAAATACCTCGGGACGATCTTCCGTGACTCCGGCGAGGCCGCACTGGTCGACGTCGCCGTCCTGCGGGTGCTGCGGATCATGCACCAGGTGGGGCCGGACGCGCCGATATCGGTGTATCTGGAGCACCACGGCTGGCCGGAGGCGGTACGCGCGGCGCGTGAGGCGCACGTACGGCTGGCCGTCAACGACGGCGAGGACCCGGACACGGTGCCGCGCTCGCTGGACGTGCTGCGGATCCTGACGCGGTCCGCCTGA
- a CDS encoding GlxA family transcriptional regulator: MTDSTTSAVDAASTAGPEPGRRSRHRVVVLALDGVLPFELGIPQRIFGRAKSPEGAPLYDVVTCSVRPPGPVRTDADFDILVENGPEAIATADTVLIPASYELGPVYEKGVLTDELTAALAHLRPGTRLVSICTGGYVLAAAGFLDGRPASTHWSSAAHFQRTFPRIRVDADVLFIDDGDVLTSAGVAAGIDLCLHIVRRDHGTAVANDVARRTVVPPHRDGGQAQYIQRPVPDAQLATTTKARAWALARLHEPIQLRDMAEQESMSVRTFTRRFREEAGISPGQWLVQQRVERARHLLEATDLSVDRIARDAGFGTAQSMRQHLQAALGVAPTVYRRTFRAVDGGSEAGATCDGTDENGGSQACVTAFDEPSAAAGGRSRSRTGSTDRPVTDRSTA; the protein is encoded by the coding sequence ATGACGGACAGCACGACCAGCGCGGTCGACGCCGCAAGCACGGCCGGCCCGGAGCCCGGGCGCCGGTCGCGCCACCGCGTCGTCGTTCTCGCGCTCGACGGGGTCCTCCCCTTCGAACTGGGCATCCCCCAGCGGATCTTCGGCCGCGCCAAGAGCCCCGAGGGCGCCCCGCTGTACGACGTGGTCACCTGCTCGGTCCGCCCGCCGGGCCCGGTCCGTACGGACGCGGATTTCGACATCCTCGTGGAGAACGGCCCCGAGGCCATCGCCACCGCCGACACGGTGCTGATCCCCGCCTCGTACGAACTCGGCCCGGTCTACGAGAAGGGCGTCCTCACCGACGAGCTGACCGCCGCCCTCGCGCATCTGCGGCCCGGCACCCGGCTGGTCTCCATCTGCACCGGCGGCTACGTGCTCGCCGCCGCCGGCTTCCTCGACGGCCGGCCCGCCTCCACCCACTGGTCGTCGGCCGCCCACTTCCAGCGCACCTTCCCCCGGATCAGGGTCGACGCGGACGTGCTCTTCATCGACGACGGCGACGTCCTGACGTCGGCCGGGGTCGCCGCCGGGATCGATCTCTGTCTGCACATCGTGCGCCGCGACCACGGCACGGCGGTCGCCAACGACGTGGCGCGCCGTACGGTCGTCCCGCCGCACCGGGACGGCGGCCAGGCCCAGTACATCCAACGCCCCGTTCCCGACGCGCAGTTGGCGACCACCACCAAGGCCAGGGCGTGGGCGCTGGCCCGGCTGCACGAGCCGATCCAGCTGCGGGACATGGCGGAACAGGAGTCGATGTCCGTACGGACGTTCACGCGCCGCTTCCGTGAGGAGGCCGGGATCAGCCCCGGCCAGTGGCTGGTCCAGCAGCGGGTCGAACGGGCGCGCCATCTGCTGGAGGCGACGGATCTGTCCGTCGACCGGATCGCGCGGGACGCGGGATTCGGTACGGCGCAGTCCATGCGCCAGCATCTCCAGGCGGCGCTCGGTGTCGCGCCGACCGTGTACCGGCGTACGTTCCGCGCGGTCGATGGCGGGAGCGAGGCCGGGGCCACGTGCGACGGCACCGACGAGAACGGCGGCTCTCAGGCCTGTGTGACGGCCTTCGACGAGCCGTCCGCCGCGGCGGGAGGCCGGTCGCGGTCCCGGACCGGTTCAACGGACCGGCCGGTCACCGACAGGTCCACCGCGTAG
- the purU gene encoding formyltetrahydrofolate deformylase, which translates to MSSPQQPAARTDRPAPSDEYVLTLSCPDKQGIVHAVSSFLFMTGCNIEDSQQFGDRDTGLFFMRVHFSAEVPVTVEKLRASFAAVGDSFRMDWQLHRAEDRMRVVLMVSKFGHCLNDLLFRWRTGALPVDIAAVVSNHTDFAELVASYGIPFHHIPVTKDTKAAAEAELLELVRAEDVELVVLARYMQVISDDLCKQLNGRIINIHHSFLPSFKGAKPYHQAHARGVKLIGATAHYVTAALDEGPIIEQEVERVGHEVTPEQLVAIGRDVECQALARAVKWHAEHRILLNGRRTVIFG; encoded by the coding sequence ATGAGTTCCCCACAGCAGCCCGCCGCCCGGACCGACCGGCCCGCCCCGTCCGACGAGTACGTCCTGACGCTGTCCTGCCCGGACAAACAGGGCATCGTGCACGCCGTGTCCAGCTTTCTCTTCATGACCGGGTGCAACATCGAGGACAGCCAGCAGTTCGGCGACCGCGACACCGGGCTCTTCTTCATGCGGGTCCACTTCTCGGCCGAGGTGCCGGTGACCGTGGAGAAGCTGCGTGCGAGCTTCGCCGCCGTGGGGGACTCCTTCCGGATGGACTGGCAGCTCCACCGTGCCGAGGACCGGATGCGGGTCGTGCTGATGGTCAGCAAGTTCGGCCACTGCCTGAACGACCTGCTCTTCCGGTGGAGGACCGGCGCGCTCCCCGTGGACATCGCCGCCGTCGTCTCCAACCACACGGACTTCGCCGAGCTGGTCGCCTCGTACGGCATCCCCTTCCACCACATCCCCGTCACCAAGGACACGAAGGCGGCGGCCGAGGCGGAGCTGCTGGAGCTGGTCCGCGCGGAGGACGTCGAACTGGTCGTGCTGGCCCGCTACATGCAGGTCATCTCCGACGATCTGTGCAAGCAGCTGAACGGCCGGATCATCAACATCCACCACTCCTTCCTGCCGAGCTTCAAGGGCGCGAAGCCGTACCACCAGGCGCACGCCAGGGGCGTGAAGCTGATCGGCGCGACCGCGCACTATGTGACGGCCGCCCTCGACGAGGGCCCGATCATCGAGCAGGAGGTCGAGCGCGTCGGCCACGAGGTCACTCCGGAGCAGCTGGTGGCGATCGGCCGCGACGTGGAGTGCCAGGCGCTGGCCCGCGCGGTCAAGTGGCATGCCGAGCACCGGATCCTGCTGAACGGCCGCCGCACGGTGATCTTCGGATAG
- a CDS encoding EF-hand domain-containing protein has protein sequence MDSAEYEGKIASRFAAFDQDGNGYIDREDFSGAAAALLAEFGVTARSDKGQALYSGAEAFWQGMAGIADVDGDQRVTRQEFITGAAKRLRDSPKRFAEIARPFLHAVIAIADEDGGGVTPAAAERVLLVLGTEPGMAAQAAGGLDGDGDGRITEEEILTAFASYYVTPEP, from the coding sequence ATGGACAGCGCAGAGTACGAGGGCAAGATCGCCTCCCGATTCGCCGCCTTCGACCAGGACGGCAACGGCTACATCGACCGCGAGGACTTCAGCGGAGCGGCAGCGGCACTGCTCGCGGAGTTCGGCGTCACCGCACGATCCGACAAGGGGCAGGCCCTCTACAGCGGGGCCGAGGCCTTCTGGCAGGGCATGGCGGGCATCGCGGACGTCGACGGTGACCAGCGGGTCACCCGGCAGGAATTCATCACCGGCGCCGCGAAGAGGCTGCGCGACAGCCCCAAGCGCTTCGCCGAGATCGCCCGGCCCTTCCTGCACGCGGTGATCGCCATCGCGGACGAGGACGGCGGCGGTGTGACACCGGCGGCGGCCGAGCGCGTGCTGCTCGTGCTGGGCACGGAGCCGGGCATGGCCGCGCAGGCCGCCGGGGGGCTGGACGGGGACGGTGACGGCCGGATCACCGAGGAGGAGATCCTGACGGCGTTCGCCTCCTACTACGTGACGCCGGAGCCGTAG
- a CDS encoding maleylpyruvate isomerase N-terminal domain-containing protein, translating into MAPGTPPEPAHPPEPAGERDMTGGRDPYGPPPPRPPAEPVGPPPSHSVLKSLLGAWALAACSPEETTHVEDHLTECAPCADEALKLRDAVGLLQADRNLDLPPLLRSRVLENCLDRRAARIPVPVWATPYDAETARLDALLRDFGDAEWHAPLQLKWFEKEEQAARRATVAGVIGHLMTVDGLVASALGLDDPLGDPSALSPTDRTEAFWRAAHPPPTRTIREPWRDQSHTLIRTVSFAGRGVAELSVSYGEFALPLRDAMIDRAFECWIHGVDIAEAVDYPYPAPSGPHLHVMIDLAAQLIPSALAARRRAGLASPARQLVVPGSPGRSLHLEVEGAGGGNWYIALDSPAAVGTAERAVAQVALDGVEFCQLVAGHISPEEAAAGQDGDREAIRDVLFAAASLSRL; encoded by the coding sequence ATGGCCCCCGGTACGCCGCCGGAGCCTGCCCATCCGCCTGAACCCGCCGGGGAGCGGGACATGACCGGCGGCCGGGACCCGTACGGTCCGCCGCCGCCCCGCCCGCCGGCGGAGCCCGTCGGGCCGCCGCCCTCGCACTCCGTACTGAAGTCCCTGCTCGGCGCCTGGGCCCTGGCGGCCTGCTCGCCCGAGGAGACGACGCACGTCGAGGACCACCTCACCGAGTGCGCGCCGTGCGCCGACGAGGCACTCAAACTGCGCGACGCCGTCGGCCTGTTGCAGGCCGACCGCAATCTCGATCTCCCTCCGCTGCTCCGCTCGCGCGTGCTGGAGAACTGCCTCGACCGCAGGGCCGCCCGTATCCCGGTGCCGGTGTGGGCCACCCCGTACGACGCCGAGACCGCCCGGCTCGACGCGCTGCTGCGCGACTTCGGCGACGCGGAGTGGCACGCGCCGCTCCAGCTCAAGTGGTTCGAGAAGGAGGAGCAAGCCGCGCGGCGGGCGACGGTCGCCGGGGTCATCGGGCACCTGATGACCGTCGACGGCCTGGTGGCCTCGGCGCTGGGACTCGACGATCCGCTGGGCGACCCGTCGGCGCTGTCGCCGACCGACCGGACCGAGGCGTTCTGGCGTGCGGCGCATCCGCCGCCCACCCGCACGATCCGCGAACCGTGGCGCGACCAGAGCCACACGCTGATCAGGACGGTGTCCTTCGCGGGCCGCGGTGTGGCGGAACTCTCCGTCTCCTACGGCGAGTTCGCGCTGCCGCTGCGCGACGCGATGATCGACCGGGCCTTCGAGTGCTGGATCCACGGCGTGGACATCGCCGAGGCGGTGGACTATCCGTACCCGGCGCCGAGCGGCCCGCATCTGCACGTGATGATCGACCTCGCCGCGCAGCTCATCCCGTCCGCCCTCGCGGCCCGCCGCCGCGCGGGCCTGGCCTCGCCCGCCCGTCAGCTGGTCGTGCCGGGGTCGCCGGGGCGCTCGCTGCATCTGGAGGTCGAGGGCGCGGGCGGCGGGAACTGGTACATCGCGCTGGACTCACCGGCGGCGGTCGGCACGGCGGAGCGCGCGGTGGCCCAGGTCGCGCTGGACGGCGTCGAGTTCTGCCAGCTGGTCGCGGGGCACATCTCGCCGGAGGAGGCCGCGGCCGGCCAGGACGGCGACCGCGAGGCGATCCGGGACGTGCTCTTCGCGGCGGCTTCGCTGAGCCGGCTCTGA